One window of the Archangium primigenium genome contains the following:
- a CDS encoding AAA family ATPase: MYLRSLTLQNLKLLREVELSFTRPDGEVRPWTVFVGENGLCKTAILQAIALAASGSSLGSELADVTSLPDRRQPTSELMLIGAEFTFGTEGHKARTYPGLDTRHSLPPYLRSSIAAKSTWRELVGSSRYVGVEHTQVFDPVREARRTQLPGWFVAGYGTARTLPRPHSLHVEGLSDPLKQRMANLFDQGGLIATGFADVFESTQAKAYTRLLKQVLLEGNLLPGVVDLELQSHGVVRTRQDLLEAHRFEFNLGGQRVKLPATWLSRGYQGAIAWLADLIGHVLLEAGKPVAPERMEGLVLVDELDLHLHPHWQTSLIATLKGLFPRLQFIATTHSAMLLPGLEQDEVFVLRQDEQGHVYVSPAPSTPGFLTGSELLDAFFDRKGKPVGGAPRRRASTAKTPARPAKPAAKKTPGRPKRK; encoded by the coding sequence ATGTACCTGCGCAGCCTGACGCTCCAGAACCTCAAGCTCCTGCGGGAGGTCGAACTCTCCTTCACCCGTCCGGACGGAGAGGTCCGACCGTGGACCGTCTTCGTGGGGGAGAACGGGTTGTGCAAGACGGCCATCCTCCAGGCCATCGCGCTCGCGGCGAGCGGCTCGTCCCTGGGCAGTGAGCTCGCGGACGTGACGAGCCTGCCGGACCGGCGTCAGCCCACGAGCGAGCTGATGCTCATCGGCGCCGAGTTCACCTTCGGCACGGAAGGGCACAAGGCGCGCACCTATCCGGGCTTGGACACGCGGCACTCGCTGCCCCCGTACCTGCGCAGCTCCATCGCGGCCAAGAGCACCTGGCGCGAACTGGTGGGCAGCTCGCGCTACGTGGGCGTGGAGCACACGCAGGTGTTCGATCCGGTGCGCGAGGCGCGCCGCACGCAGCTGCCGGGCTGGTTCGTCGCGGGCTACGGCACGGCGCGCACCCTGCCCCGGCCGCACTCGCTGCACGTGGAGGGCCTGTCCGACCCGCTCAAGCAGCGCATGGCGAACCTGTTCGACCAGGGCGGCCTCATCGCCACGGGCTTCGCCGACGTGTTCGAGTCGACGCAGGCCAAGGCCTATACGCGGCTGCTCAAGCAGGTGCTCCTGGAGGGCAACCTGCTGCCGGGCGTGGTGGACCTGGAGCTGCAGAGCCACGGCGTGGTGCGCACGCGGCAGGACCTGCTGGAGGCCCACCGCTTCGAGTTCAACCTCGGGGGCCAGCGCGTGAAGCTGCCCGCCACGTGGCTGTCGCGGGGCTACCAGGGCGCCATCGCCTGGCTGGCGGATCTCATCGGCCACGTGCTCCTGGAGGCAGGCAAGCCCGTGGCGCCCGAGCGCATGGAGGGCCTCGTGCTGGTGGACGAGCTGGATCTGCACCTGCACCCGCACTGGCAGACGTCGCTCATCGCCACGCTCAAGGGCCTCTTTCCCCGGCTGCAGTTCATCGCCACCACGCACTCGGCCATGCTGCTGCCGGGCCTGGAGCAGGACGAGGTGTTCGTGCTGCGCCAGGACGAGCAGGGCCACGTCTACGTGTCGCCGGCGCCCTCCACGCCCGGGTTCCTCACGGGCAGCGAGCTGCTCGACGCGTTCTTCGACCGCAAGGGCAAGCCCGTGGGAGGCGCCCCGCGCCGCCGCGCCTCCACGGCCAAGACGCCCGCCAGGCCCGCGAAGCCCGCGGCCAAGAAGACGCCCGGGCGCCCCAAGCGCAAGTAG
- a CDS encoding zinc ribbon domain-containing protein: MAMIQFTRNYTDRSNDYGFQFEFHCDKCGNGHMSPFIANKAGMASSFLKAAGSFFGGSLSRVAYAGDHVKDALRGGAWDDAYGQAVGEAKQHFKHCTRCGHWVCPQVCWNAARGLCEDCAPDLQEEAAHIQSRVAVEQAWQKAREADQVGALDLKTHQSAAAASCPHCQARVEGGKFCGECGKPLARAKAHCTECGVEMKPQARFCSECGTARGG, from the coding sequence ATGGCGATGATCCAATTCACCCGCAACTACACCGACCGCTCCAACGACTACGGCTTCCAGTTCGAGTTCCACTGCGACAAGTGCGGCAACGGCCACATGTCGCCCTTCATCGCGAACAAGGCGGGAATGGCCTCGAGCTTCCTCAAGGCGGCGGGCTCCTTCTTCGGGGGCTCGCTGTCGCGCGTGGCCTACGCGGGGGACCACGTGAAGGACGCCCTGCGCGGCGGGGCGTGGGACGACGCCTACGGCCAGGCGGTGGGCGAGGCCAAGCAGCACTTCAAGCACTGCACGCGCTGCGGCCACTGGGTCTGTCCCCAGGTGTGCTGGAACGCGGCCCGGGGCCTGTGCGAGGACTGCGCGCCGGACCTCCAGGAGGAGGCCGCCCACATCCAGTCCCGGGTGGCCGTGGAGCAGGCCTGGCAGAAGGCGCGCGAGGCGGATCAGGTGGGCGCGCTGGACTTGAAGACGCACCAGTCGGCGGCGGCCGCGTCGTGTCCGCACTGCCAGGCCCGGGTGGAGGGCGGGAAGTTCTGTGGCGAGTGCGGCAAGCCGCTCGCGCGCGCCAAGGCCCACTGCACCGAGTGCGGCGTGGAGATGAAGCCCCAGGCGCGCTTCTGCTCGGAGTGCGGCACGGCGCGCGGCGGCTAG
- a CDS encoding glucan 1,4-alpha-maltotetraohydrolase domain-containing protein codes for MLKKKTPGGLLFLAWTLALAGAPAALAGPLDGNSGDVMLQGFHWTSYQSKPWWSVVQGKASDIGASGFSMVWLPPSSDAASSEGYLPRKLEVLDSQYGTEAQLKSAIGALHTYNVKAIADIVINHRVGTTNWADFTNPTWGSWAVTRGDEWTGATGAADTGDGYGAARDLDHTNTTVQSGITTWMNGLKSKTGYDGWRYDYVKGYAGRYVGQYNTATVPYFSVGELWTDLNLDNPNPHRQQLMNWIDAAGGKSAVFDFTTKGLLQQAVQYNQFWRLKDSEGKPAGAIGWWAAKSVTFVDNHDTGPSTGGTSQNHWPFPSDKVMQGYAYILTHPGVPCVYWVHFYDWGHKAAITKLMSVRKAKGIHSSSAVSIQVADTSRYAAIITGTKGSVAMKVGPGDWSPGTGWTLETSGTNYAVWSR; via the coding sequence ATGCTCAAGAAGAAGACCCCTGGTGGCCTGTTGTTCCTGGCGTGGACCCTGGCCCTGGCGGGCGCGCCGGCGGCGCTCGCCGGACCGCTCGATGGCAACAGCGGTGACGTGATGTTGCAGGGCTTCCACTGGACGTCCTACCAGAGCAAGCCCTGGTGGAGCGTGGTGCAGGGCAAGGCGTCGGACATCGGCGCCAGTGGCTTCTCCATGGTGTGGCTGCCGCCCTCCAGCGACGCGGCCTCCAGCGAGGGCTACCTGCCCCGGAAGCTGGAAGTGCTCGACAGCCAGTACGGCACCGAGGCGCAGCTCAAGTCGGCCATCGGCGCGCTGCACACCTACAACGTGAAGGCCATCGCGGACATCGTCATCAACCACCGCGTGGGCACCACCAACTGGGCGGACTTCACCAACCCCACGTGGGGCTCGTGGGCGGTGACGCGGGGGGACGAGTGGACGGGGGCCACGGGGGCCGCGGACACGGGGGATGGCTACGGCGCCGCGCGTGACCTGGACCACACGAACACCACCGTGCAGAGCGGCATCACCACGTGGATGAACGGCCTGAAGTCCAAGACGGGCTACGACGGCTGGCGCTACGACTACGTGAAGGGCTACGCGGGCCGCTACGTGGGCCAGTACAACACCGCCACCGTGCCCTACTTCTCCGTGGGCGAGCTGTGGACGGACCTGAACCTGGACAACCCCAACCCCCACCGCCAGCAGCTGATGAACTGGATCGACGCCGCCGGGGGCAAGTCGGCCGTGTTCGACTTCACCACCAAGGGGCTCCTGCAGCAGGCCGTGCAGTACAACCAGTTCTGGCGGCTCAAGGACAGCGAGGGCAAGCCCGCGGGCGCCATCGGCTGGTGGGCGGCCAAGTCCGTCACCTTCGTGGACAACCACGACACGGGCCCGAGCACGGGCGGCACGAGCCAGAACCACTGGCCCTTCCCGAGCGACAAGGTGATGCAGGGCTACGCCTACATCCTCACCCACCCGGGCGTGCCGTGCGTCTACTGGGTGCACTTCTACGACTGGGGCCACAAGGCGGCCATCACCAAGCTGATGTCCGTGCGCAAGGCCAAGGGCATCCACTCCTCGTCCGCGGTGAGCATCCAGGTGGCGGACACCAGCCGCTACGCGGCGATCATCACCGGCACCAAGGGCAGCGTGGCGATGAAGGTGGGCCCCGGGGACTGGTCGCCCGGCACGGGCTGGACGCTGGAGACCTCGGGCACCAACTACGCCGTGTGGTCGCGCTAG
- a CDS encoding LEA type 2 family protein, with product MRFAPRATVHLLTLAAWLVGCATPPPPVPVGPVSLAAEETAVGEQGLADLELRYSGQLTSPGPAVLEKADYEFVSDGQVVDRGTAPLQVTLAPGAATPFSFPARAAYVDSAEALAALSQKGGSVLVALRGTLTVRAGGAVQTVPFAASRQVRGPRLPRVKVVSVEGARYSNEQVDLVLRLGVDNPNPFALRLDGLSWRLRIQGRELGHGVRAEHDTVDAAATGVYPVELAVTKETWGKDVRALIAKGTLPYEVAGELTGPRVRIPYSLSGDVKLNVSR from the coding sequence ATGCGCTTCGCCCCGCGTGCCACCGTCCACCTCCTGACGCTCGCCGCCTGGCTCGTCGGGTGTGCCACCCCGCCCCCCCCCGTCCCCGTGGGGCCCGTCTCGCTCGCCGCCGAGGAGACGGCCGTGGGAGAGCAGGGGCTGGCCGACCTGGAGCTGCGCTACTCGGGCCAGCTCACCAGCCCCGGCCCCGCCGTGCTGGAGAAGGCCGACTACGAATTCGTGTCCGACGGGCAGGTGGTGGACCGGGGCACGGCGCCCCTCCAGGTGACGCTCGCCCCGGGCGCCGCCACGCCCTTCTCCTTCCCGGCGCGCGCCGCCTACGTGGACTCCGCCGAGGCGCTCGCGGCGCTCAGCCAGAAGGGCGGCTCGGTGCTCGTGGCCCTGCGCGGCACGCTCACGGTGCGCGCGGGCGGCGCCGTGCAGACCGTGCCCTTCGCCGCGTCCCGCCAGGTGCGCGGCCCCCGGCTGCCGCGGGTGAAGGTGGTGTCCGTGGAGGGCGCGCGCTACTCCAACGAGCAGGTGGACCTGGTGCTGCGCCTGGGCGTGGACAACCCCAACCCCTTCGCGCTGCGGCTGGACGGGCTGAGCTGGCGCTTGCGCATCCAGGGCCGGGAGCTGGGCCACGGCGTGCGCGCCGAGCACGACACCGTGGACGCGGCGGCCACCGGGGTGTATCCCGTGGAGTTGGCGGTGACGAAGGAGACGTGGGGCAAGGACGTGCGGGCGCTCATCGCCAAGGGGACGCTGCCGTACGAGGTCGCGGGCGAGCTCACGGGCCCGCGCGTGCGCATCCCCTACTCGTTGTCGGGAGACGTGAAGCTCAACGTGTCGCGGTAA
- the aat gene encoding leucyl/phenylalanyl-tRNA--protein transferase, with translation MPIYLLGDDPELFPPPERADRSGLLAVGGDLSPERLLAAYSRGIFPWYNPGQPVLWHSPDPRFVLEPAKLHVGRSLRKALNARVYDVRWDTAFADVITACAQVPRPGQDGTWITDDMRAAYIELHARGYAHSVEAWSGGTLVGGFYGVSLGAAFFGESMFAHAPDASKVAFATAVTRFQAWGFHFIDCQVETEHLARFGAQHWPRRHFLQALAVALGEPTRRGPWTSDLD, from the coding sequence GTGCCCATCTACCTGCTCGGAGACGACCCGGAGCTGTTCCCTCCTCCGGAGCGCGCGGACCGCTCCGGCCTGCTCGCCGTGGGCGGAGACTTGAGCCCCGAGCGGCTGCTCGCCGCGTACTCCCGCGGCATCTTCCCCTGGTACAACCCGGGCCAGCCCGTGCTGTGGCACTCGCCCGACCCGCGCTTCGTGCTGGAGCCCGCGAAGCTGCACGTGGGCCGCTCGCTGCGCAAGGCGCTCAACGCCCGCGTCTACGACGTGCGCTGGGACACCGCCTTCGCCGACGTCATCACCGCCTGCGCCCAGGTGCCCCGGCCCGGCCAGGACGGCACGTGGATCACCGACGACATGCGCGCGGCCTACATCGAGCTGCACGCGCGCGGCTACGCGCACTCGGTGGAGGCCTGGTCCGGCGGCACGCTCGTGGGCGGCTTCTACGGCGTGTCGCTCGGGGCGGCCTTCTTCGGCGAGAGCATGTTCGCCCACGCGCCGGACGCCTCCAAGGTCGCCTTCGCCACGGCCGTCACGCGCTTTCAGGCCTGGGGCTTCCACTTCATCGACTGCCAGGTGGAGACCGAGCACCTGGCGCGCTTTGGCGCCCAGCACTGGCCGCGCCGGCACTTCCTCCAGGCGCTCGCCGTGGCGCTCGGCGAGCCCACGCGCCGCGGGCCCTGGACTTCGGATTTGGACTAG
- a CDS encoding ATP-binding protein, whose amino-acid sequence MRGNPRVWLLRCLDEALRARERGLRGDALRRFRVVLGATSLVLLLDLIYLGVIFRLPPSRQASQALAVGLGLLLGGASLVLARRGRSSQTPALLLCGSLSAGIILATLAVEQPGAVVHAANMLAPALAVYLLGARPGFAFTALHVFHAGFLHEFVHSGFGLTRPLFSHPETWWGNFMGCVALVLGWALSWLHSTASEEARRELEHALRTLRESEGKLLSLFESSDDAVLSVDARLCLVMANTTAQGLFREVTGGALRPGSSVPDQCPPPLRAWVKELSAQALTGQRMRGEMDVEIQGARRTVDVIFTPVWEGERVVGLTLFSRDITERKRAETKLGEMHRSLLDVSRQAGMAEIATGVLHNVGNTLNSVNVSVNLVVERLRATRAAGLERCVALLRENASRLCAFFTEDPRGQQLPSYLEALALQLSQERATVMEEMRRLSESVDHIKSVVSMQQRHARISGVLEHVAVPSLIDDALRLHAVSFERLGIVLKRDYASAVPTVLVDRHKLLQILVNLLSNARHALLERTGEDRQLTLKVARAGARLNISVSDNGVGIAPETLHRLFTQGFTTKRDGHGFGLHISALAAREMGGQLSGASEGRSHGATFTLELPLVAPDMSGPRA is encoded by the coding sequence ATGAGAGGCAATCCGCGTGTCTGGCTGCTGCGCTGCCTGGATGAGGCCCTGCGCGCGCGTGAGCGGGGGCTGCGTGGGGACGCGCTGCGGCGCTTCCGGGTGGTGCTGGGGGCCACGAGCCTCGTGCTGCTGTTGGACCTCATCTACCTGGGGGTGATTTTCCGGCTGCCTCCCTCGCGGCAGGCCTCGCAGGCGCTGGCCGTGGGGCTCGGGCTGCTGTTGGGTGGGGCGAGCCTGGTGCTCGCGCGCCGGGGGCGCTCGTCCCAGACGCCCGCGCTCTTGCTGTGCGGCTCGCTGTCGGCGGGGATCATCCTGGCGACGCTGGCGGTGGAGCAGCCCGGCGCGGTGGTCCACGCGGCGAACATGCTGGCGCCGGCGCTGGCCGTCTACCTGCTGGGCGCGCGCCCGGGGTTCGCCTTCACGGCGCTGCACGTGTTCCACGCCGGCTTCCTGCACGAGTTCGTGCACTCGGGCTTCGGCCTGACGCGGCCCCTGTTCTCCCATCCGGAGACGTGGTGGGGCAACTTCATGGGCTGCGTGGCGCTCGTGCTCGGCTGGGCGCTGAGCTGGTTGCACAGCACCGCGAGCGAGGAGGCCCGGCGCGAGCTGGAGCACGCGCTGCGCACGCTGCGCGAGAGCGAGGGCAAGCTGCTGAGCCTCTTCGAGAGCTCGGACGACGCGGTGCTGTCGGTGGACGCGCGGCTGTGCCTGGTGATGGCCAACACGACGGCCCAGGGCCTGTTCCGCGAGGTGACGGGGGGCGCGCTCCGGCCGGGCAGCTCCGTGCCGGATCAATGTCCGCCGCCCTTGCGCGCCTGGGTCAAGGAACTCAGTGCCCAGGCGCTGACGGGCCAGCGCATGCGCGGCGAGATGGACGTGGAGATCCAGGGCGCCCGGCGCACGGTGGACGTCATCTTCACGCCGGTGTGGGAGGGCGAGCGCGTGGTGGGCCTCACGCTCTTCAGCCGCGACATCACCGAGCGCAAGCGGGCCGAGACGAAGCTGGGCGAGATGCACCGCAGCCTGCTGGACGTGTCGCGGCAGGCGGGCATGGCGGAGATCGCCACGGGGGTGCTGCACAACGTGGGCAACACGCTCAACAGCGTGAACGTGTCGGTGAACCTGGTGGTGGAGCGGCTGCGCGCCACGCGGGCCGCGGGGCTCGAGCGCTGCGTGGCGCTCTTGCGCGAGAACGCCTCGCGGCTGTGCGCCTTCTTCACCGAGGACCCGCGGGGCCAGCAGCTGCCCTCCTACCTGGAGGCCCTGGCGCTGCAATTGTCCCAGGAGCGCGCCACGGTGATGGAGGAGATGCGGCGGCTGAGCGAGAGCGTGGACCACATCAAGTCCGTGGTGAGCATGCAGCAGCGCCACGCGCGCATCAGTGGGGTGCTGGAGCACGTGGCCGTGCCCTCGCTCATCGACGACGCCCTGCGGCTGCACGCCGTGTCCTTCGAGCGCCTGGGCATCGTGCTCAAGCGCGACTACGCGAGCGCCGTGCCGACGGTGCTGGTGGACCGGCACAAGCTGCTGCAAATCCTGGTGAACCTCTTGAGCAACGCGCGCCACGCCCTGTTGGAGCGCACGGGGGAGGACCGGCAGCTCACCTTGAAGGTGGCGCGCGCCGGGGCCCGGTTGAACATCTCCGTGAGCGACAACGGGGTGGGCATCGCGCCGGAGACGCTCCACCGCCTGTTCACCCAGGGCTTCACCACCAAGCGCGACGGGCATGGCTTCGGGCTGCACATCAGCGCCCTGGCGGCCCGGGAGATGGGGGGCCAGTTGTCCGGAGCGAGCGAGGGCCGCTCCCACGGCGCCACCTTCACCCTGGAGCTGCCCCTGGTGGCGCCGGACATGTCCGGCCCGCGCGCCTAG
- a CDS encoding ATP-binding protein, with translation MSSSADERHRILVVDDNPSIQQDFQRILARTEDDRADLDEMESLLFGAPARVRSDTTLFELDFASGGEEGVRRVREAVRAGRPYALAFVDIRMPPGMDGVETTLRMWRESMDLQVVLCSAYSDYSWDELARRLETSERLLILRKPFDSIEVRQMAHALCEKWELLRASHQRLEDLELMVAERTRALAEANARLLHAQKLEALGRMSAGLAHEVNNPLSYVMSNLRHVLDGLKSLPCQDEVVGRRDELSDACQDALLGAERIARIVQDVRVFARVDEPPRDRVELHRVVEYALSMVSESLRAGIRLERDFHEVPAVLGSDHALGQVFLNLLVNAVHALKGRPHPVVRVGLRRWGEDRVAVEVQDNGCGIPKENLGRLFEPFFTTKPVGTGTGLGLSICHGIVTRLGGDIQVESTPQQGTLFRVVLPEALGDALSHPTDA, from the coding sequence ATGAGTTCCTCCGCGGATGAGCGGCATCGCATCCTGGTGGTCGACGACAATCCCTCCATCCAGCAGGACTTCCAGCGCATCCTGGCGCGCACCGAGGATGATCGCGCGGACCTGGACGAGATGGAGTCCTTGCTCTTCGGCGCGCCGGCGCGCGTGCGCTCGGACACGACCCTCTTCGAGTTGGACTTCGCCTCGGGCGGCGAGGAGGGCGTGCGGCGCGTGCGCGAGGCGGTGCGCGCGGGGCGTCCCTACGCGCTGGCGTTCGTGGACATCCGCATGCCCCCGGGCATGGACGGCGTGGAGACGACGCTGCGCATGTGGCGCGAGTCCATGGACCTGCAAGTGGTGCTCTGCTCGGCCTACTCGGACTACTCCTGGGACGAGCTGGCGCGCCGCCTGGAGACGAGCGAGCGGCTGCTCATCCTGCGCAAGCCCTTCGACAGCATCGAGGTGCGCCAGATGGCGCACGCGCTGTGCGAGAAGTGGGAGCTCTTGCGCGCGAGCCACCAGCGGCTGGAGGACCTGGAGCTCATGGTGGCCGAGCGCACGCGGGCGCTGGCGGAGGCCAACGCGCGGCTGCTCCATGCCCAGAAGCTGGAGGCGCTCGGGCGCATGTCCGCGGGCCTGGCCCACGAGGTCAACAACCCGCTGAGCTACGTGATGTCCAACCTGCGCCACGTGCTCGACGGGCTCAAGAGCCTGCCGTGCCAGGACGAGGTGGTGGGGCGGCGCGACGAGCTGAGCGATGCGTGTCAGGACGCGCTGCTGGGCGCCGAGCGCATCGCGCGCATCGTGCAGGACGTGCGGGTGTTCGCCCGGGTGGACGAGCCGCCGCGCGACCGCGTGGAGCTGCACCGGGTGGTGGAGTACGCGCTGTCCATGGTGTCCGAGTCCCTGCGCGCGGGCATCCGCCTGGAGCGCGACTTCCACGAGGTGCCCGCGGTGCTGGGCAGCGATCACGCGCTGGGCCAGGTGTTCCTCAACCTGCTCGTCAACGCGGTGCATGCCTTGAAGGGCCGGCCGCACCCCGTGGTGCGCGTGGGGCTGCGGCGCTGGGGGGAGGATCGCGTCGCCGTGGAGGTGCAGGACAACGGCTGTGGCATCCCCAAGGAGAACCTGGGCCGGCTCTTCGAGCCCTTCTTCACGACCAAGCCCGTGGGCACGGGCACGGGCCTGGGGCTGTCCATCTGCCATGGCATCGTGACGCGCCTGGGCGGGGACATCCAGGTAGAGAGCACTCCTCAACAGGGCACCCTTTTTCGGGTGGTGTTGCCCGAGGCCCTGGGGGACGCTTTGTCGCACCCGACGGACGCCTGA
- the glgX gene encoding glycogen debranching protein GlgX: MTREVWPGNPYPRGATFDGAGVNFAVYSQVATRIEVCLFDPRNPSQEIERFDLAATTDCVFHGYVPGMEPGTLYGLRVHGPYEPQHGHRCNPHKLLVDPYAKALVGEVDWSTPVFGYPLGHEQQDLMRDEQDSAAGMPKCVVVSDFFDWGNDRSPNVPWRKTVIYEAHVKGLTMRHPKVPENLRGTYAGLAHPAIIEHLTKLGITAIELLPIHEYADDSFLGEKGLSNYWGYNTLCFFAPEQKYASRKTPGAVVNEFKSMVKALHAAGIEVILDVVYNHTCEGNHLGPTLSLKGIDNASYYWHMPDARYDLDFTGCGNSVNASNPAAARLIVDSLRYWVEEMHVDGFRFDLASVLGRQNKGEYSPNAALFQILNQDPVLSRVKLIAEPWDVGMGGYQVGNFPAPWREWNGKYRDAMRRYWKGDENLVAEVGHRLTGSSDMFQGARRRPQASINFITAHDGFTLHDLVTYSHKHNDANGERNRDGADDNQAWNCGAEGETDNVDIVSLRERQKRNLLATLFLSQGVPMLVAGDEMGRTQGGNNNAYCQDNELSWVDWNLDERRQSLLDFTARLIQFRHHQPVLQRRRFFQGEHIWDSEHKDLTWFKPDGREMDGGDWQKPFVRSLAFLLGGDAIPSMDERGQRIIGDALLVLLNAHHEPVRYTVPPPAEGTRWTVQLYTADDALGPDAPVPEGPFELTGRSFAVFRQAKQD, translated from the coding sequence ATGACGAGGGAAGTGTGGCCGGGCAATCCGTATCCCAGGGGGGCGACGTTCGACGGGGCTGGAGTCAACTTCGCGGTGTACTCGCAGGTGGCCACCCGCATCGAGGTGTGTCTGTTCGACCCGCGGAATCCCTCTCAGGAAATCGAGCGTTTCGACCTGGCGGCGACCACGGACTGTGTGTTCCACGGGTATGTGCCCGGCATGGAGCCGGGCACGCTCTATGGCCTGCGGGTGCATGGGCCGTACGAGCCGCAACATGGCCATCGGTGCAACCCCCACAAGCTCCTGGTGGACCCCTACGCCAAGGCCCTGGTGGGCGAGGTGGACTGGTCCACGCCCGTCTTCGGCTATCCGCTGGGGCACGAGCAGCAGGACCTGATGCGCGACGAGCAGGACAGCGCCGCGGGCATGCCCAAGTGCGTGGTGGTCAGCGACTTCTTCGACTGGGGCAATGACCGCTCGCCCAACGTGCCCTGGCGCAAGACGGTCATCTACGAGGCCCACGTCAAGGGGCTCACCATGCGCCACCCCAAGGTGCCCGAGAACCTGCGCGGCACCTACGCGGGCCTGGCCCATCCGGCCATCATCGAGCACCTGACGAAGCTGGGCATCACCGCCATCGAGCTGCTGCCCATCCACGAGTACGCGGACGACTCCTTCCTCGGCGAGAAGGGCCTGTCCAACTACTGGGGCTACAACACGCTGTGCTTCTTCGCCCCGGAGCAGAAGTACGCGAGCCGCAAGACGCCGGGCGCCGTGGTCAACGAGTTCAAGTCCATGGTGAAGGCGCTGCACGCGGCGGGCATCGAGGTCATCCTCGACGTCGTGTACAACCACACCTGCGAGGGCAACCACCTGGGGCCCACGCTGTCGCTCAAGGGCATCGACAACGCGTCGTACTACTGGCACATGCCGGATGCGCGCTACGACCTGGACTTCACCGGGTGCGGCAACAGCGTGAACGCCTCCAACCCCGCCGCCGCGCGGCTCATCGTGGACTCGCTCCGCTACTGGGTGGAGGAGATGCACGTGGACGGCTTCCGCTTCGACCTGGCGAGCGTGCTGGGCCGGCAGAACAAGGGCGAGTACTCGCCCAACGCCGCCCTCTTCCAGATCCTCAACCAGGACCCGGTGCTCAGCCGGGTGAAGCTCATCGCGGAGCCCTGGGACGTGGGCATGGGGGGCTACCAGGTGGGCAACTTCCCCGCGCCCTGGCGCGAGTGGAACGGCAAGTACCGCGACGCCATGCGCCGCTACTGGAAGGGGGACGAGAACCTGGTGGCCGAGGTGGGCCACCGGCTCACGGGCTCCTCGGACATGTTCCAGGGCGCGCGGCGCCGGCCCCAGGCGAGCATCAACTTCATCACCGCCCACGACGGCTTCACCCTGCACGACCTGGTCACCTACAGCCACAAGCACAACGACGCCAACGGCGAGCGCAACCGCGATGGCGCCGACGACAACCAGGCGTGGAACTGCGGCGCGGAGGGCGAGACGGACAACGTGGACATCGTCTCCTTGCGCGAGCGCCAGAAGCGCAACCTGCTCGCCACGCTCTTCCTGTCCCAGGGCGTGCCCATGCTGGTGGCCGGCGACGAGATGGGCCGCACCCAGGGAGGCAACAACAACGCCTACTGCCAGGACAACGAGTTGTCGTGGGTGGACTGGAACCTGGACGAGCGGCGCCAGTCCCTCCTGGACTTCACCGCCCGCCTCATCCAGTTCCGCCACCACCAGCCCGTGCTCCAGCGCCGCCGCTTCTTCCAGGGCGAGCACATCTGGGACAGCGAGCACAAGGACTTGACCTGGTTCAAGCCCGATGGCCGGGAGATGGACGGCGGCGACTGGCAGAAGCCCTTCGTGCGCTCGCTGGCGTTCCTCCTGGGCGGCGACGCCATCCCCTCCATGGACGAGCGCGGCCAGCGCATCATCGGGGATGCACTCCTGGTGTTGCTCAACGCGCACCACGAGCCCGTGCGCTACACCGTGCCGCCGCCCGCCGAGGGCACCCGGTGGACGGTGCAGCTGTACACCGCGGATGACGCGCTCGGGCCGGACGCGCCCGTGCCCGAGGGGCCCTTCGAGCTGACGGGCCGCTCCTTCGCCGTGTTCCGCCAGGCCAAGCAGGACTGA
- a CDS encoding DUF4142 domain-containing protein: protein MKRMIQGFVVAGALAVSGGAMAADKAGTADVKGFVVPADAKGMLERLHYANQDEIKQGQLAQQVSQNPDVKMFAEQMVRQHTDADQKVQALAQTKKLKLADMPKPLNDAEKKCLAADKATMEKLKALKGEAFDGAYLSAQLGAHDDVLGKLAAGKQAAAGDAELSALVDELSQSVAQHRQHVYALLGKLSPQGAGAAMAPTMGGTTGAPAAPAPAPAQPKK, encoded by the coding sequence ATGAAGCGGATGATTCAGGGGTTCGTGGTGGCCGGAGCGCTGGCGGTGAGCGGCGGGGCCATGGCGGCGGACAAGGCGGGGACCGCGGACGTGAAGGGCTTCGTCGTGCCCGCGGATGCCAAGGGGATGCTCGAGCGGCTGCACTACGCCAACCAGGATGAGATCAAGCAGGGCCAGCTCGCCCAGCAGGTGTCCCAGAACCCGGACGTGAAGATGTTCGCCGAGCAGATGGTGCGTCAGCACACCGACGCGGACCAGAAGGTCCAGGCGCTCGCGCAGACCAAGAAGCTCAAGCTGGCGGACATGCCCAAGCCGCTCAACGACGCGGAGAAGAAGTGCCTGGCGGCGGACAAGGCCACGATGGAGAAGCTCAAGGCGCTCAAGGGCGAGGCGTTCGACGGCGCCTACCTGTCGGCGCAGCTGGGCGCCCACGACGACGTGCTCGGCAAGCTGGCCGCGGGCAAGCAGGCAGCCGCGGGTGACGCGGAGCTGTCCGCGCTGGTGGACGAGCTCTCCCAGAGCGTGGCCCAGCACCGTCAGCACGTCTACGCGCTGCTCGGCAAGCTGAGCCCGCAGGGCGCGGGCGCCGCCATGGCCCCGACCATGGGCGGCACCACCGGCGCCCCGGCCGCTCCGGCCCCCGCTCCGGCCCAGCCCAAGAAGTAG